The Coccidioides posadasii str. Silveira chromosome 2, complete sequence genomic interval CGAGCCCATCAATGGTGCTCAGGTGATTACAGTCGAGGTACAGAAGTTTCAGGCTTGGAAACTCTGAGATATTTAACCCCCGAATGTGGTTGTGCGAGAGTTTCAACGAATGCAACTGTTGAAGTCTTCCTGAAACGGTGAAATCTTGAATCTCGTTATATCGCAAGTCGAGCGTCTCTAGAGCGTCAAGAGAATCGATACTGACTACGCTTGAGATCTGATTTCCGCTCAAGTCCAAACTGGTCAGGCGAAACCTGGAAATCCTTCTATTAGCACTTTTTTTCGGATGGTGTCCATTGGGGTAACCTACAAATCGGCACTCTTAAAGTCAACAGAGGTGAGTAGATTATTCCTTGCCTTAAAAGATAAGAGTCCATCCAGATTAAAGATTCCGTTTATGCAGGTGAGTTTGTTATTGTTGGCTTTCAAGCTTCTGAGATGAACCAGCCCCGAAACACCGTCAAGATTCTCGAGTTCATTATTCGACACGTCGAGATACTGAAGATTGGACAAATGGCCCCAAGCCGTCAAATTTGTCAAGCAGTTACGCGAAATATTCAAACTGCGGATATTTGTAGGAACACCGCTGAGCTGACCAATGCTGTTGTCCGAAGCGTCCAGCTCCTCAAGCCTGGGGCAATACTTATTGAGTCCCAGAAGAGTAATCAGTTTCTTGCTTCGAAGATTCAATCGCCGCAAATGTTCCCAATATGCTTCGTAAGGCTCCACGTCCGTGATGTGCTTTATCAGCTCCTCGGCTGCCAAAGCAAATGTACCATGAACTTGTCGAAGAGAGCGGGGAAAAGTTCGCTCAGCAACATAACTGAGTTCCAACTTGAAAGATTCATCGATCTGGTTTACCGTGAATTCTGCCAGTGGGCTTAGATGAAAGTTGTAGCTTGTGTCGAGATGGGGATCGCGCGCTGCTACCAGAGATAATTCTTCTCTGGCTGGAAGGACAGAAAGATCTTGATTTAGCTCACTAAGTTCTTCAAACAGGTCTTCGTCCCGCTCATCAATACGTGACACTGGTCTCCCACTTCGATTTCCGGCTGGCAAAGAAGAACGAGGTGACGGCATCTTTAGAGAGGAGCGTTGGCGTTCAATGCTTCCTTTGGTTTCAAAGGCCGTCTCGACGAAATCTCCAGCTGGGCTCCTAGTACGGCTCTCATCATGGGCCGAATCTCCATCTCCATAGGCAATGTGCGAAACCAAAGGCGAAGAGAAAGTTATGGTGACGGCTCTTGCTTGTTTCTTATCGCCAGTAATGGGAGACGGAATTGGCGACGGATATCCATTGTCGTGCTCTGCTTCCTGAGCACCCTGGGAGGTATCCAGCTTTAGCGCAATTTGATGTGCAGGAGAGCTTGTTAAATCCTTCGTGGCCCATGATGTAGCTCTGGTATCTGGCTGAGCCCCGCTCGACGTGGATCGAGTAGATTTAGATTGTACACTGCTTGTGCTTTCTTGCGTTCGCGGTCGCGACCCTTTCTGAGGGGCCTGTTTCTGATGCTCATCTGTCTCTTGGAATGCGTTGTCTTCTCGTCTCAATTGCTCTGGCTTTTTGGCATGACCGGGCACACTCCGAATAGCCATCAGCTCCCGGAGTTCATCGACACTAAGATCAGGAATATCTCGGAAAGGATCGTCCTCGCTGATGAAAGAGGTAATATGCTGTTCAGGGCTAATACCACCTCTAATCCATATGTGGTGTGTTCTGTCGTAAGTCATAGCTCCCACTTTCTCAGGGATCAAGTGCGAAACCATTTGTGAGGATATTATTCCTTTCGCCCTTGCGCTGCCTGTAGAGCTGTCCGCAATACTTCCGGTCGATGCCACAGTCTTCAATTCTTCTTTCGATATGCCCAAGTCATTCGAAGAGAAATTTCCTTCTGTCGCGTGTTGGTGCGTCGGGTGAAGGTGATGCACACTCTCGTGTATCCGGGCATTTGTCGGGCTGCTCTCTTCTGCGTGCGCGTCGAGCTTTCTATCCGCTCTCTGTCGCGATCTAAGACGGAGAGACATTACGGAAGCACCCATGAAGACATCCAACTCGTCGCTGTCTTCATATCGCTTGAGGTGGCTAATGATCCGGGGGTCTGGCTCATTAAAGCTCTTTGGTTGTTGGACACCACCGCCTTCACGGCTGGGGGGTCTTGAAAAGCCCTCCTGGGTCGATGGTTCACTGAAGTTGTCGCCGTATTCTTCTTCGCTTACTATCACAGACTCTTCTAGGTCGGGTAGCCCGTTCCTTGGCCCACCGCGTCTGCGTATGTGATTCATTATTTTGCTAGCTTCATCGAGGAAGTCCTGGGTGGTAATTGATCCCTTTCTGATCGGATTAGTGGCAGGACCATGGTTTATAACTTTAGAACCTGAACTGTTGTCGCGACTCCTCATTGTTTTTGAAGGCGAGGTAAGAGACGATGCTCTTGCCTCTGTTTGCTTGCTGGGGGGCCGGGGTAAGTCGTTCAACCTGGCTGGATGTGAGAGAGCGAATCGGTTGTCTTTTGAATCCGTAACCGCTACGGTTGCCTCGTCATGTTGTTGTGGGCTGGCTACGACTGAACTAAACTCCGCTGATTCGATTATAGGTTCATGCCATGCCGGACTGGGTTGGGTAGCAGAGACAAGTGTACGCCTCCTCTTGGGGGCTGAACCCTTTGTAGGACTGTTGAGAACCCTCTTGTCTACATGCTTTGAAGAACAGAAAGAGGCGGCTTCTTTCTGGTAGTCGGGCTCCTCAGGTTGAGGTCGCGATGCACTGCGCAAAGCGCGTTGGCCTTCGAAATCTGTCGCCTTTTCGTTCTCCTGAATATCAACTTCGTTATGGCTGATATCTGCAGACTCTATTGCGCATGATGTTCCTTCCTCAAGTGTGGCTTCAAAAGTCTCTTCGAACTGGCTCATTCGGCGAAGAAGCTTATTATTTGTGAATGTATCATGGTTTGCGAATAGCTTCAGAGGACTCCCAGAAGGCTTCATGACGTTCCTGCCAGGCGGTCGACTATCCTTGTTCGTTTGTTTCTTGGGTGTAAAAGGGTGAGGGAGCTTTGCGGGTGCCAGCCTGGAACTATCCAGCCGGTCGCCGCTGGATAAATGGTTCTGAAAGCGGGAAGCAGCACCATAGGGAGGGAGTTGCGATGGAGTCAATGATGGACTTAAAAACCGGCTGTGGAGGGAAGTTTCGTCCAAATAGCCTCGTCGTGCACTGACCGAGGCAAATTCCTGTGTACCCATGGATAGTCCCTCGGGCAACGAGTGGCTAGTTATATCAAAGGAATCGTCTATATTAGCGTAGTCTTCAGTGTATTCGGGTTGCAGCTCACAGTAGCTATCGCTCGCACTTGAGTTTGGTCTGCGGACGTGCAAAGAATTCCGATCTTTTAACATATCACTGGTGGGGACAGGTATTGGGCTAATGGCTTCATTCCTGGTTTCCTCAAGGCCACTCGCCGATTGACTTCGCGTTTCTCCCATCAGGTCTTCCGTTGAATCGAGGCTGAGCCGAGAAAAGTCCTGCTTTAGCCATGCCATGTCCATCTCATTGATGCTAAGTTGGCTCTCTCGCAACAATCGGCTGAGATCTGCCGGGGAGACTTCGGACATCCGCTCCATCCATGTAAGACTGGCATTTTCTTTGTCCCAGGACCTGAGGAGCTTCAACTTTTGGGAATCGCCTTTGGAAGACAAAGTTCCAACTTCGTACTTTTGTGCATTTCCAGATAATCGCGATCTCAACGACAATTTGCTTCGTTCGTTCCGTCTCGATAAGTTCGCTCGTGTCACAGATTCGGAGCCAGAAGGCGGTGTGAATAACTTTTGCAGTCCGATTGGGCCAAACAAGTCACCGCTTTCGCCCTCGGGCGCATCACCACGCAGGAGCCTGCGCTTCCATTCTGGTGTGTTGCCGCTTTGTTTTGTGTTTGCCGGTCGAACGTTCATTGTGGAGGCGACCTCAGTTAACGTATTCAACGTTGGCTTCGAGCTTCGTGACGCTGATTTAACGGAAGACGAACGGCTCCGGAGTGAATCTTTGGCTGTGGCACATTGTGAACTAAGAGGGGAAGAGGGCTTGAGCGACGCCGGGCTTCTTCGGCGAGATGGCGCGATGGATATGGAGGGTTTCCGGTGATGTTTATCCGATCGGACGGAATTTGGTTCGTCGACAGCGCTGTGTGGCAGGGCGGATAAATTAGGCCGCCTGGAGTGTTTTGGGGAGCGGTTCATGGTGGAGAGGCGGGAGTGAGGCACCCAGTCATCTGAAAGGCCATCGAGCCATGGTTCTTTGGCAGCCATGGCGGCCTTATGATGAGTGCGATGCAGCTGGGCGCAGCTGTTGTACGTCCTCAAACGGGAGTTTATTCCGCCGGCGCGGCGCAACTCGCATCAACAACAACCAACAACCGAGTCAAGTACACAACAAAGGACAGAAACGGAAGAGTAGCAGTAGAAATAGCATGAGAGTTGAGATAATACAGGGGAATCCACCAGGATCCAGGACCCCTCTTTTTAAGAATAACAAGAGGGCGTGTTTCGTCGCAGGTCGGCTGCGCTGGTTGAGGTCATCACAACAAAGTTCCCGAAGTGGTAAGCCCCGTGTTACCTCACGGTCCCCCGGAGAATAGATAATCCGACAGCCTTACAGAGGAGGGGCTTGGCGATCTACACCAGCCACGATCCCACCCGTAGCCACCCTCAGTCGGCTTCGGCTTCTCCGATTCCCGCTTGTTCGCTCAACCGAGCACTCTTGAAGGGCCAGTTAACGAGCAACAATGCCCAAACGAAAGAGCCAGGCCACGGCATAGCAGCATCAGCTTTGACTCCGGAGATGATGCCCCCAGGTGACCTCGATCCGGTGTTACATGTAACTACCAAAGGTATTACTCCGGACGGCGGGCAGGGTAGCGCTCAAATTGTCTTTTTCTTACTTGGCTTGAGCTTGTAAAATACCTCACCTCTCTCTGGCTTTTGAAGCCTGGATTCCTTGCTTCGCGCTCAGCCGCGAGAAATGGCGATGAGCCGTTCGCGCGTGGTTGGCTAGGCAACGGTCACGCGTAAAGTGGAACACGAAGTCCCGTGACTGAGCGTTGGCGCCCAACACGTCTTAAGGCAGCGCATGGACCAACGAAGGCATTCAGGCCGTTGCAGGAGAAGAGCTCCTTTAACTGCCTGCACAAAAGGCTGGAGCCACGGAGCGAaatctccttttttctttttttaaattttgaTTATCCTACCACAAATGCTTGGCTTAGACGAGCCGTGGCTGCACCTGCTGCGTAACAGCAGTGTCTCCGCAGCCCCAGGTCTTCCtctaactactccgtagtgggCTCCGAAAAATGTCTGTCCAACGCCCAGGCTTCCCACTCTCCTTTGAACCGTTCTCTCCAACTCCCTCGGACACAGTTGTCTGGTCCTCAGACTCTGAAAGCGAGATCGACGATGCTTCTCGCACTgcaaaaaggagaaaaatcGAACACCTGGCTAGGGAGTATTTAGAAGGAAAACCGCTGTTCATCTTCAGCGCCAGCCTGAAGGGACCTTTCGACAAAGGATGGGCGAACCCATGGAAACAGGACCGGAGATTATTAGGGGAACAAGCTGCCGAATGTCGGGATGAAGGGGCGTCAATAAACCCTACCGGTATCACACTTGAATCACCCAGGAGTGCCCGATCTCATGGTCCACCTACCCTCGCGAACCGCTGCCATTCAGATACCCAGGTACAAAACTCAGAGACGTATCAAGAATGCAGAGATAGCGCAGATGAAGAACGAAAAGCGAGTGGACGACCTATGGACGCGACGCGGCCTACATCTAATCCGCTATTTGCGCCTGAGCGTATCTCAATAGGCTCCCGTTCCTCAATAGAAAAGAATCAAGGCGCATCGCGCCATCCATCGACCACTAAGTGGCTCAAAAAAGATCGTACGAAACTTGATCGCCACGCAACGGATCGTCCTCGCTCTCCTAGCCCAACACCTGCTCCTCGGTCTGTGAGGGATATTTCACAAACCACAGTACAAAACCGATGCTCATTCGGCCACACAAATACGATGCTCGGTAGCCGAACTCCTAATGCGACCGAGGTCCGTGTGCCTGGCTTCACTCCAATCAATCGTCATGTACGCAACGCCACGTCCTCTCCAATCGCTGCTCCAGTCACAGCAGCGTCACGGAAGAAGCCAAGGAAATCGGGTGCCAAAACCAACATGGAGCCCCGAGGAGCAGCTTCTCCATATTCCAAAAAATCGACATCTCCGCGACCGCGCTCTTCCGGTGGACCTTGCAATAATGGTGACCGTGCGGTAGTACATATGGCCACCGCCACAACCAGTGGAAAAGGATCTACTAACCAAGAGGAGCCTTTCGCTACAACCGATACCATGCCTGACTCGTTCAAATATCACCGTGTCGCTCGCCAAGCCTCAAAACAGAAGCGCATAACAAGCAAGGTCACCAAGTCGGACTTTAGCCACGGTCATTCCTCCTCAAAGGCGAATGAGGAAAAGCCAAAGAAACCGACTCCCAGTTTGATGTCAAACGCCAGCGCGGGGCCCATGTTGTCAGGGCCGGTTGAGTGTCAAGAACATATCTCAACCAGTGTATCTCTCAATCTGCCGTCGGCACAGGTTATACCCGATCAAGCAGCATACCAGAATCAAATGATTTCCCTTCATTCGACTGAATATGCCGCTACAAATGGCATGCTCATTAGTCCAGCCCGGGACGGCTTGGATCTATGGTCAACACAGGCTGCGCTACCTATCGCGCGGAaatctcttcaagatgacTCCGTTAATCCAGAAATTAAGGGTCAAGGAGACCAAACGAAAGATCGAAAGTCGTTACAAAGATCAGATACTGAAAATGGTGTGAACGGCCAAATCACTCCGTTTCAATCTTTCTACACACCTCGAAAACGAAATGCTTCGGATCATGCCCATCCCGCGACGCAAGGGCCTAGCAGCACACATGCAATAATCAATGAAATCATTCCCTATGATGTTAGTACGGCGAAGAAAGCTCAATTTGAACATAACTCGCCAGGCTCTAACCTCCACTCTCATCCACAAAGAGACGACTTCGACGGGCATAACAAAACTAGTTCAGAGCCTCATGCAAAGCCTGTACACCCGCGCGGCCAACCCAGTATACGCCCAGCATCTAACCACTCGAACGAAGCACCCAAAGCCAGTATTCCATATGAGGACTTTTCACGTGAATCTTCGGGCACAGCTCTGCCTTTTACGTTACCGTCAACGAACGGAA includes:
- a CDS encoding uncharacterized protein (EggNog:ENOG410PGBT~COG:T~BUSCO:319at33183) — translated: MAAKEPWLDGLSDDWVPHSRLSTMNRSPKHSRRPNLSALPHSAVDEPNSVRSDKHHRKPSISIAPSRRRSPASLKPSSPLSSQCATAKDSLRSRSSSVKSASRSSKPTLNTLTEVASTMNVRPANTKQSGNTPEWKRRLLRGDAPEGESGDLFGPIGLQKLFTPPSGSESVTRANLSRRNERSKLSLRSRLSGNAQKYEVGTLSSKGDSQKLKLLRSWDKENASLTWMERMSEVSPADLSRLLRESQLSINEMDMAWLKQDFSRLSLDSTEDLMGETRSQSASGLEETRNEAISPIPVPTSDMLKDRNSLHVRRPNSSASDSYCELQPEYTEDYANIDDSFDITSHSLPEGLSMGTQEFASVSARRGYLDETSLHSRFLSPSLTPSQLPPYGAASRFQNHLSSGDRLDSSRLAPAKLPHPFTPKKQTNKDSRPPGRNVMKPSGSPLKLFANHDTFTNNKLLRRMSQFEETFEATLEEGTSCAIESADISHNEVDIQENEKATDFEGQRALRSASRPQPEEPDYQKEAASFCSSKHVDKRVLNSPTKGSAPKRRRTLVSATQPSPAWHEPIIESAEFSSVVASPQQHDEATVAVTDSKDNRFALSHPARLNDLPRPPSKQTEARASSLTSPSKTMRSRDNSSGSKVINHGPATNPIRKGSITTQDFLDEASKIMNHIRRRGGPRNGLPDLEESVIVSEEEYGDNFSEPSTQEGFSRPPSREGGGVQQPKSFNEPDPRIISHLKRYEDSDELDVFMGASVMSLRLRSRQRADRKLDAHAEESSPTNARIHESVHHLHPTHQHATEGNFSSNDLGISKEELKTVASTGSIADSSTGSARAKGIISSQMVSHLIPEKVGAMTYDRTHHIWIRGGISPEQHITSFISEDDPFRDIPDLSVDELRELMAIRSVPGHAKKPEQLRREDNAFQETDEHQKQAPQKGSRPRTQESTSSVQSKSTRSTSSGAQPDTRATSWATKDLTSSPAHQIALKLDTSQGAQEAEHDNGYPSPIPSPITGDKKQARAVTITFSSPLVSHIAYGDGDSAHDESRTRSPAGDFVETAFETKGSIERQRSSLKMPSPRSSLPAGNRSGRPVSRIDERDEDLFEELSELNQDLSVLPAREELSLVAARDPHLDTSYNFHLSPLAEFTVNQIDESFKLELSYVAERTFPRSLRQVHGTFALAAEELIKHITDVEPYEAYWEHLRRLNLRSKKLITLLGLNKYCPRLEELDASDNSIGQLSGVPTNIRSLNISRNCLTNLTAWGHLSNLQYLDVSNNELENLDGVSGLVHLRSLKANNNKLTCINGIFNLDGLLSFKARNNLLTSVDFKSADLFRLTSLDLSGNQISSVVSIDSLDALETLDLRYNEIQDFTVSGRLQQLHSLKLSHNHIRGLNISEFPSLKLLYLDCNHLSTIDGLEICQHLDTLSVREQTAFEEEDRLYPPTVDLDLSGNVSIRKLYLSCNKLSPSLLAPASSVSSLRLLDLASCGLESLPMTFGKRFPNLSTLNLNFNAISDVGSLDGISKLSRLFMVGNRVSRLRRFCQVLRLVGGKEGSLSRVDVRGNPLTVGFYPSPVFGNGKSITAPGDGEHTGRKAQQLIKRRARESSDGDNDDGVLAPIGGHADIARVEGGEHVSLIRPEAEDVEVEIDDPYTVPLVNPAADEKYLVHLDEATRLRRRVVELMIHAATSSRLKVLDGLDLGGGASEKGIVNMKKDWVWRRLVELGVLKKRD
- a CDS encoding uncharacterized protein (EggNog:ENOG410PU4N~BUSCO:5225at33183), coding for MSVQRPGFPLSFEPFSPTPSDTVVWSSDSESEIDDASRTAKRRKIEHLAREYLEGKPLFIFSASLKGPFDKGWANPWKQDRRLLGEQAAECRDEGASINPTGITLESPRSARSHGPPTLANRCHSDTQVQNSETYQECRDSADEERKASGRPMDATRPTSNPLFAPERISIGSRSSIEKNQGASRHPSTTKWLKKDRTKLDRHATDRPRSPSPTPAPRSVRDISQTTVQNRCSFGHTNTMLGSRTPNATEVRVPGFTPINRHVRNATSSPIAAPVTAASRKKPRKSGAKTNMEPRGAASPYSKKSTSPRPRSSGGPCNNGDRAVVHMATATTSGKGSTNQEEPFATTDTMPDSFKYHRVARQASKQKRITSKVTKSDFSHGHSSSKANEEKPKKPTPSLMSNASAGPMLSGPVECQEHISTSVSLNLPSAQVIPDQAAYQNQMISLHSTEYAATNGMLISPARDGLDLWSTQAALPIARKSLQDDSVNPEIKGQGDQTKDRKSLQRSDTENGVNGQITPFQSFYTPRKRNASDHAHPATQGPSSTHAIINEIIPYDVSTAKKAQFEHNSPGSNLHSHPQRDDFDGHNKTSSEPHAKPVHPRGQPSIRPASNHSNEAPKASIPYEDFSRESSGTALPFTLPSTNGTRQHDGQGFIAGLGNFDLDQAIADAGSFLQSWELHAEVSFQTNRTVASSTGQPAQSILHTSTTRNT